Proteins encoded in a region of the Gammaproteobacteria bacterium genome:
- a CDS encoding methyltransferase domain-containing protein: protein MHAETSDPSAEKLSNHARVKSDEVSARLYTHRKPRKHRSEMQLVEKAFSLLPAGSVKSVLDAPCGVGRISVWLTQQGCQVTGVDLGEAAVELSRASLDEQGLTADIKVQNIMAMEFSDRAFDCSICFRLLHHFEEKDAKERLIRELCRVTSRYVIISYFSPVSVISLRRRFRKFVSGKPIKQYPDSLPSLQAMFNKSDFQLYGQVKRSKILHSLQLAIFERHI, encoded by the coding sequence ATGCACGCTGAAACAAGCGACCCGAGCGCGGAAAAACTGTCAAATCACGCTAGAGTGAAATCTGACGAAGTCAGCGCCCGGCTCTACACCCATCGAAAACCACGTAAGCATCGCAGTGAAATGCAGCTGGTTGAAAAGGCGTTCAGCCTGCTACCGGCTGGTAGCGTCAAATCCGTGCTGGATGCCCCCTGCGGGGTTGGAAGGATAAGTGTCTGGCTTACGCAGCAGGGGTGCCAGGTTACCGGGGTTGACCTTGGCGAAGCGGCAGTAGAACTGAGTCGGGCTTCCCTTGACGAGCAGGGTTTGACAGCTGACATCAAGGTTCAGAACATCATGGCCATGGAGTTTAGCGACAGGGCATTCGATTGCTCGATCTGTTTCAGACTGCTGCACCATTTTGAAGAAAAAGACGCAAAAGAAAGGTTGATACGTGAACTGTGCCGCGTCACTTCCCGCTACGTCATAATCTCCTATTTTTCACCTGTCTCAGTGATCAGCCTGAGAAGACGATTCAGGAAATTTGTGTCCGGTAAGCCAATAAAGCAATACCCTGATTCCTTGCCTTCGCTACAAGCTATGTTTAATAAAAGCGATTTTCAGCTTTATGGACAGGTAAAGCGATCAAAAATACTGCATTCGCTGCAACTCGCCATCTTTGAGAGGCACATTTAA
- a CDS encoding lipopolysaccharide kinase InaA family protein, whose protein sequence is MTLSNPYPRLLSKHGRSFYLHPDFARDAALVGLQHFDDFWGLPAVYVDEINERRGGWSAVSQLKIESPQGSALYYVKRQENQLRRSLSHPFGTLTYHYELAAIQRNLRMGLPAVEVVGSGFLSGADFRRGILITRALKAKPLADLIESKPDWNTLTPLLQRTGELLYRMHTNRISHGALYPNHIYFELDPEPDQLQSQPYLIDFERARRCLTARSAIKRDLSQFLKRAQRIPEQVLENLLDSHLRFHPKLTTRLMDRFYAR, encoded by the coding sequence ATGACGCTTTCCAATCCCTATCCAAGACTGCTTTCAAAACACGGCCGCTCTTTCTATCTGCATCCTGATTTTGCCAGAGATGCAGCTCTGGTGGGCCTCCAGCATTTCGATGACTTCTGGGGGCTGCCGGCAGTGTATGTGGACGAAATCAATGAGCGGCGCGGCGGCTGGAGTGCGGTCAGTCAACTGAAAATCGAATCCCCGCAGGGGTCAGCGCTTTATTATGTTAAACGCCAGGAGAATCAACTGCGACGATCCCTTTCACATCCTTTCGGAACTCTTACTTACCATTATGAACTGGCGGCCATCCAACGAAACCTGCGCATGGGCCTGCCAGCTGTCGAAGTAGTCGGATCTGGTTTCCTATCCGGCGCTGATTTCCGTCGAGGCATCCTGATTACCCGCGCTCTGAAGGCAAAGCCCCTCGCTGATCTGATTGAATCAAAACCAGACTGGAATACCCTGACACCATTGTTGCAGCGTACCGGAGAACTTCTCTATCGAATGCATACCAACAGAATCAGCCATGGAGCACTATACCCCAACCATATTTATTTTGAACTTGATCCTGAACCTGATCAATTGCAAAGCCAGCCCTATCTGATCGATTTCGAAAGAGCCAGACGTTGCCTTACTGCCCGATCGGCAATCAAAAGGGATCTTTCCCAGTTCCTGAAGAGAGCTCAACGAATACCCGAGCAGGTGCTCGAAAATCTGCTAGACTCTCACCTCAGGTTCCACCCGAAACTAACCACCCGCCTAATGGACCGATTCTATGCACGCTGA
- a CDS encoding FTR1 family protein, with protein MTSALIIILQEVVEAMLIISLLMAATANIGINRRWIMAGILLGTVGAGFYAYFFDTITDAFDGVGQEITNAMTLFGICLCLALFNFYLIGKLRPDSRLMPAWIGIAALCGSIGLAITREGAEIYIYFSGYLLSPEPLQPILIGGALGTGIGLSFGALIYYSASMLSRRRCLMVSSIVLVPVSAGMVLQGVTYLMQADKLPSQLPLWDSSFLIPESSVIGQLLFALFSYEATPTPLHVGLYLTTVLLILLGMLLSARLHPTDKRGPATHAV; from the coding sequence ATGACCAGCGCACTGATCATTATTCTACAGGAAGTTGTCGAGGCGATGCTGATCATCAGCCTGCTGATGGCTGCCACGGCAAATATAGGCATAAATCGCCGTTGGATAATGGCGGGCATACTGCTGGGGACCGTCGGCGCCGGGTTCTATGCTTATTTTTTTGACACAATCACTGATGCCTTCGATGGCGTCGGCCAGGAAATCACCAATGCGATGACCTTATTCGGTATCTGCCTGTGCCTGGCTCTATTCAATTTTTACCTCATCGGGAAGCTAAGGCCTGACTCAAGACTGATGCCGGCGTGGATTGGAATAGCAGCACTCTGTGGCAGTATTGGCCTGGCGATCACCCGGGAGGGCGCGGAAATCTATATTTATTTTTCAGGATATCTGCTTTCTCCGGAGCCTTTACAACCGATATTGATCGGGGGCGCTCTTGGAACCGGCATCGGTCTCAGCTTTGGCGCGCTAATCTATTACTCGGCAAGCATGCTGAGTCGACGCCGCTGTCTCATGGTCAGCAGTATTGTACTGGTGCCCGTCAGCGCAGGCATGGTTTTACAAGGCGTCACTTATCTGATGCAGGCAGACAAACTGCCTTCCCAGCTTCCACTGTGGGACTCTTCATTCCTGATACCAGAAAGTTCGGTGATCGGCCAATTACTGTTCGCTTTGTTTTCCTACGAGGCAACCCCAACGCCGCTTCACGTTGGCCTTTATCTGACTACGGTACTCCTTATTCTGCTGGGAATGCTGCTGAGTGCGCGCCTGCACCCTACTGACAAGCGAGGCCCCGCCACCCATGCCGTATAG
- a CDS encoding cupredoxin domain-containing protein, translating to MKLRYQIKAIFFLLMLAPAFGRAATPEYIIEIRDHLFYPSELIIPSGVKVKLRIVNTDATAEEFESYELNREKVIRGGRTGTVFIGPLKAGEYPFFGEFYPKTAQGKIIVVDET from the coding sequence ATGAAACTCAGATACCAGATAAAAGCGATTTTTTTCCTGTTGATGCTGGCACCGGCTTTCGGACGGGCCGCGACTCCCGAATATATTATCGAAATTCGGGACCATCTGTTTTATCCCTCGGAACTCATCATCCCCAGCGGGGTCAAAGTAAAACTGCGAATCGTGAACACGGATGCAACGGCTGAAGAGTTTGAAAGTTACGAACTGAACCGGGAAAAAGTCATTCGTGGCGGTCGGACCGGCACTGTTTTCATCGGCCCCCTCAAAGCCGGAGAGTACCCGTTTTTCGGCGAGTTCTATCCGAAAACCGCCCAGGGGAAAATTATTGTAGTGGATGAAACTTAG
- a CDS encoding ATP-binding protein, with protein MPSIRLFLTLTIIAIITLVNFLSSLRGYRESMLEAETLFNEQLVEYALLISATLPPAGNSNPQPSFNPGLDNSPDFQSTLVFQVLDYDGNLLFNFNTGARAAITNLQPGYRDVNFDGYRWHTFTYRDATNQRWITTAQRYDIRYTLAEQVVLQSVLPIVLSIPVAGFIVWLLIGAGLKPVTRLASELQSKEATDLTPVSLDATPKELAPLQQSTNELLGRLKASFEREKRFAADAAHELRTPISVLKVQIHNLLDELQNPPASAQQLKIGIDRMGHLVEQILDLNRTSPDLYMAQFERLDLYELCQEVVSESYDQFMQKNQTLELLGDKAPVQGDRFAITTLLKNLLGNASKYTQTEGKIVVQVASRTDGVVLKVTDNGPGIPEQERDRALERFYRTGGDRHISAQPGCGLGLAIAKHIVDLHKASMALSDPESGTGLCVTIHFQNPQKST; from the coding sequence ATGCCGTCGATCCGTCTGTTCCTGACCCTGACAATCATTGCCATCATTACTTTGGTCAACTTTCTCTCCTCGTTACGGGGTTACCGGGAAAGCATGCTGGAGGCGGAAACTCTGTTTAACGAGCAACTGGTTGAGTATGCGCTGCTCATCAGTGCCACTCTGCCGCCGGCAGGCAACTCAAATCCGCAACCCAGCTTCAACCCGGGACTCGACAATTCCCCGGATTTTCAGTCCACCCTGGTTTTTCAGGTACTGGACTACGATGGAAATCTCCTTTTCAATTTCAACACTGGCGCCAGGGCTGCCATAACCAATCTGCAGCCAGGATACCGGGATGTCAACTTTGATGGCTATCGCTGGCATACTTTCACCTATCGCGACGCCACTAATCAGCGCTGGATTACCACCGCCCAACGTTATGACATTCGTTATACCCTGGCCGAGCAGGTCGTCCTGCAATCGGTACTGCCGATTGTTTTGAGCATTCCTGTGGCGGGCTTCATTGTCTGGCTGCTTATCGGGGCTGGACTGAAACCGGTCACCCGACTGGCGAGTGAGTTGCAGAGCAAGGAGGCAACTGATCTGACGCCGGTATCCCTTGACGCGACACCAAAAGAACTGGCTCCCCTGCAGCAATCAACTAACGAACTGCTTGGACGTCTCAAGGCGTCCTTCGAAAGGGAAAAACGCTTTGCAGCTGACGCGGCTCACGAACTGCGCACTCCGATCAGCGTGCTCAAGGTGCAGATTCACAATCTGCTGGATGAATTGCAGAACCCGCCAGCTTCGGCACAGCAACTGAAAATCGGGATTGATCGCATGGGGCACCTTGTCGAACAGATTCTTGACCTGAACAGAACCTCACCGGACCTTTACATGGCACAATTTGAGCGCCTGGATCTTTACGAGTTGTGCCAGGAGGTAGTAAGCGAGTCTTACGATCAGTTTATGCAGAAGAACCAGACACTGGAGTTGCTGGGCGATAAGGCTCCGGTGCAGGGAGACCGGTTCGCAATCACCACACTGCTGAAGAATCTGCTTGGCAATGCCTCCAAGTACACTCAGACTGAAGGTAAAATCGTTGTTCAGGTTGCAAGTCGAACCGATGGCGTGGTGTTAAAAGTCACCGACAACGGGCCGGGAATTCCAGAACAGGAACGTGACCGGGCACTGGAAAGATTTTACCGCACCGGGGGCGACCGGCACATCAGCGCCCAGCCCGGCTGCGGATTGGGCCTGGCGATCGCCAAGCATATTGTGGACCTGCACAAAGCCAGCATGGCCTTGAGTGACCCTGAATCGGGCACAGGACTTTGCGTGACAATCCATTTTCAAAACCCGCAGAAAAGCACCTAG
- a CDS encoding response regulator yields MQVLLVEDDNLLAEAVVVALKRHNFAINRVGNGKDAVLVVETTPPDIIILDLGLPDIDGIELLQKIRKQGFSNPVLILTARDSIEDRVTGLDSGADDYLPKPFDIDELLARLRALERRLSKAPSSTITLGTVILDTHTHQLQVGGQSVDLARREYMLLKALMESGNKIQTRESLENKLYSWGEEISSNAVEVHIHHLRKKLPTDFIQTVRGVGYIIKTPKPDTGQ; encoded by the coding sequence ATGCAAGTATTGTTGGTAGAAGATGATAATCTCCTGGCGGAGGCCGTTGTGGTGGCTCTGAAGCGCCACAATTTCGCCATCAACCGGGTCGGCAACGGCAAGGATGCCGTGCTGGTCGTTGAAACCACGCCCCCGGATATTATAATTCTGGACCTGGGCCTGCCAGACATTGACGGCATCGAACTGCTGCAAAAAATCCGTAAACAGGGCTTCTCGAACCCGGTACTGATTCTGACCGCCAGGGATTCCATCGAAGACCGGGTTACTGGTCTGGATAGCGGGGCTGATGATTACCTGCCCAAACCCTTCGACATCGACGAGCTGCTGGCCCGTCTTCGCGCTCTGGAAAGGCGCCTGAGCAAGGCGCCCAGTTCCACTATTACCCTGGGCACTGTCATTCTGGACACCCACACGCACCAGTTGCAGGTCGGTGGACAATCCGTTGACCTGGCCAGGCGGGAATACATGCTATTGAAGGCGCTGATGGAAAGTGGCAACAAAATTCAAACCCGGGAATCCCTGGAAAACAAGCTTTACAGCTGGGGAGAAGAGATAAGCAGCAATGCTGTTGAGGTGCATATACACCATCTACGCAAGAAGTTGCCGACAGATTTTATCCAGACCGTACGTGGGGTTGGTTACATTATCAAAACACCGAAACCAGACACCGGCCAGTAG
- a CDS encoding SDR family oxidoreductase: MILAGKTLVLTGANGGLGQEIARGLAGSGARLVLVGMGLKVLENLATELGSETLQHCSLDLDLSQEQGIEELVQFCQQLPEGIDGLINSAGLNRFAMLEDHEYPATVKLFMVNLVAPIMLTARLLPLLKTRQEAILVNIGSVLGAIGNPGYSTYCASKSGLARFSETLRRELADTPVKVLHFNPRVIRTGMNSGPVNALNDKLGNKSDSPEAVAKLLVDRILDERFGEYSVGWPEKLFVRINALLPGLVDRNFMKNLALIKTAARDERIEAGVAQSPAVKEPATN, from the coding sequence ATGATTCTTGCAGGAAAGACACTGGTCCTGACCGGCGCGAACGGCGGCCTAGGACAGGAAATCGCCAGGGGGCTGGCAGGCTCGGGCGCCCGATTGGTGCTGGTAGGAATGGGCCTGAAAGTCCTGGAGAACCTGGCTACTGAGCTCGGCAGCGAAACGCTCCAGCATTGTTCCCTGGACCTGGATCTCAGCCAGGAACAGGGCATCGAGGAACTGGTGCAATTCTGCCAGCAACTACCCGAGGGTATCGACGGACTGATCAACAGCGCCGGATTGAACCGGTTTGCCATGCTGGAAGACCATGAATATCCCGCCACGGTCAAACTGTTCATGGTGAACCTGGTGGCACCGATCATGCTGACTGCCAGGTTGCTGCCACTGCTGAAAACCAGGCAGGAAGCAATTTTAGTCAACATCGGCTCCGTTCTGGGAGCCATCGGCAATCCGGGCTACAGCACCTACTGCGCGAGCAAATCCGGCCTTGCAAGGTTCAGCGAAACCTTGCGTAGAGAGCTGGCCGACACACCGGTCAAGGTTCTTCACTTCAACCCACGAGTGATCAGAACCGGCATGAATTCCGGCCCGGTCAATGCCCTCAATGACAAACTCGGTAACAAGTCAGACTCTCCGGAGGCCGTAGCAAAGTTATTGGTTGACCGGATTCTGGATGAACGGTTTGGCGAATACAGTGTTGGCTGGCCGGAAAAACTCTTTGTCCGAATCAACGCTCTACTGCCAGGGCTGGTCGATCGTAACTTTATGAAAAACCTGGCGCTTATTAAGACCGCCGCCCGAGACGAACGCATCGAGGCCGGCGTCGCTCAGTCTCCAGCGGTCAAAGAACCAGCGACTAATTGA
- a CDS encoding iron-containing redox enzyme family protein — MSFYQELKSATESERQALIGTEMIQRTFSGDIELDDYVRFLGQAYHHVKHTVPLLMSVGARLGDDKEWLRSAVAEYIEEEIGHQEWILNDIAACGYDKEAVRNSTPNFETELMVSYAYDLVNRINPVGFFGMVLVLEGTSVNLADSAADRIKTALNLSERAFSYLRSHGSLDQEHIKFLETLMDKFEDPQEQQLIIHSAQAFYRLYRGVFESIRH; from the coding sequence ATGAGCTTTTATCAGGAACTTAAATCCGCCACTGAATCCGAACGCCAGGCGCTCATCGGCACCGAGATGATTCAGCGCACTTTCAGTGGTGACATTGAGCTGGACGACTATGTGAGATTTCTTGGCCAGGCCTATCACCACGTCAAGCACACGGTTCCCCTGCTGATGTCCGTGGGTGCCAGGCTTGGAGATGACAAAGAGTGGCTGCGATCAGCCGTCGCGGAATATATCGAAGAAGAAATCGGCCACCAGGAATGGATACTCAACGATATCGCCGCCTGCGGATACGACAAAGAAGCTGTACGTAACAGTACACCCAACTTTGAAACCGAGCTCATGGTTTCCTATGCCTACGATCTGGTCAATCGGATCAATCCCGTCGGGTTCTTCGGCATGGTACTGGTTCTTGAAGGCACCAGCGTCAATCTGGCCGACTCCGCCGCGGACAGAATCAAGACTGCATTGAATCTTTCGGAACGGGCATTCAGTTACCTGCGTTCCCACGGCAGCCTCGATCAGGAACATATCAAATTCCTGGAGACACTGATGGACAAATTCGAAGATCCACAGGAACAGCAGTTGATCATACATTCGGCGCAGGCCTTTTACAGACTGTATCGGGGCGTCTTCGAGAGTATCCGGCACTAG
- a CDS encoding AMP-binding protein: MRKSTAWLKPCEFCASNVEASNMSALWQAIKDGARQHLQDPALSTPGARASVLSYESLCQRVERLSRHLQGIDPGPLGLLADNGIDWIIADLASLAADRCLVPVPLFFSPRQREHALDDAGAHCLIAPASTPLPANYSRLEKLPGLEDLVLWHREAVDSADKARLPEKTLKITYTSGSTGAPKGVCLGDDLITEMATVLAEATRDCPIERHLCVLPLATLLENIAGVYAPLLRGAEVVVPGLSDLGFEGSSNFVPQLFLESLSRIRPHSMILIPQLLDALVMASHGGWEAPDSLQFIAVGGGKVSQTLLAGATQAGLPVYQGYGLSECGSVVSLNLPGQNRPGSVGRPLPNAKVTVVDGEIVVDKKLFLGYTDGTGPAMHSALATGDLGYLDADGYLYINGRRKNLIISSFGRNISPEWVEAELQAIPGVLQAIVVGEARPFLGALIFANPTVDDETLDSAIQQTNRLLPDYARIGSWLRLAKPLNTEEGTLTSNGRFKREVVATLYADQISSLYPASKPGDSTLQPPTGRPVYSE, from the coding sequence ATGAGGAAATCGACTGCCTGGCTGAAACCCTGCGAATTCTGCGCCAGCAACGTCGAGGCCAGTAATATGAGTGCCTTGTGGCAAGCCATTAAGGACGGAGCCAGGCAGCACCTGCAGGACCCCGCCCTGTCCACCCCAGGCGCCAGAGCCAGTGTCTTGTCTTACGAAAGCCTGTGCCAACGCGTCGAGCGCCTGTCCCGCCACCTGCAGGGCATTGATCCAGGCCCACTGGGTTTGCTGGCAGACAACGGCATTGACTGGATTATTGCCGATCTGGCGAGCCTGGCAGCCGATCGCTGCCTGGTGCCTGTCCCCCTGTTCTTTTCCCCCCGGCAACGGGAACACGCGCTGGACGATGCGGGCGCACACTGCCTTATAGCGCCCGCCTCCACACCGCTGCCAGCCAATTATTCCAGGCTGGAAAAATTACCCGGCCTCGAGGACCTGGTGCTGTGGCATCGGGAAGCTGTCGATAGCGCTGATAAAGCGAGGTTGCCGGAAAAAACGCTGAAAATAACCTATACCTCGGGGTCTACCGGCGCTCCGAAAGGCGTCTGCCTGGGTGATGATCTGATTACGGAAATGGCCACAGTCCTGGCCGAGGCTACCCGCGACTGCCCGATTGAAAGACATCTTTGTGTTCTGCCACTGGCAACCCTGTTGGAAAACATAGCCGGCGTCTATGCCCCCTTGTTGCGAGGCGCCGAAGTCGTTGTGCCTGGCCTGTCAGACCTGGGCTTCGAGGGTAGTTCCAACTTTGTCCCGCAACTGTTTCTGGAAAGCCTGTCCCGCATCAGGCCCCACAGCATGATTCTCATACCCCAACTGCTGGACGCCCTGGTTATGGCGAGTCATGGCGGCTGGGAGGCTCCCGACAGCCTGCAGTTCATCGCCGTGGGCGGCGGCAAAGTCAGCCAGACACTCCTGGCCGGAGCAACCCAGGCTGGCCTCCCGGTTTATCAGGGCTATGGCCTGTCCGAATGTGGTTCTGTGGTCAGCCTGAACCTGCCCGGGCAGAATCGTCCCGGCAGCGTAGGCAGACCTTTGCCCAATGCGAAGGTGACAGTAGTCGATGGCGAGATTGTTGTGGATAAAAAACTATTCCTTGGTTATACCGATGGAACGGGGCCGGCCATGCATAGCGCGCTCGCTACCGGGGACCTTGGTTATCTGGACGCCGACGGTTACCTTTATATAAATGGCCGGCGCAAGAATCTCATTATCAGTTCCTTTGGTCGGAATATCTCGCCCGAGTGGGTAGAAGCTGAATTGCAGGCAATCCCGGGAGTCTTGCAGGCAATAGTAGTTGGAGAGGCGCGCCCCTTCCTTGGCGCCCTGATCTTCGCCAACCCCACTGTCGATGATGAAACCCTGGATTCCGCAATCCAGCAGACCAACAGACTGTTGCCCGACTATGCCCGAATCGGTTCCTGGCTGCGACTTGCGAAGCCGCTGAACACGGAAGAAGGCACACTGACCAGCAATGGAAGATTCAAACGAGAGGTCGTCGCAACGCTTTATGCCGACCAGATCAGTTCTCTTTATCCGGCTTCAAAGCCGGGCGATTCGACCCTGCAGCCCCCCACTGGGCGGCCTGTTTATTCGGAGTAA
- a CDS encoding thermostable hemolysin, whose amino-acid sequence MSTSATELQQLVKQPSNRGAIVPPRALHKSATTLFTLNSPSSDQRARLEQFIANKFNVAYGASIVEFFPLLLSRIDDSQLSSVVGLRPGTERPLFLEQYLDCPLEEAISRQSGVQVERDRLMEIGNLASSYRSGNQLMFILLTAVLARAGYTWVVFTATSQVRSLLTRLNFQPVTLCEADESRLVNKQQVWGSYYQSQPMVQAGSVSQGLAVLESNEFSSKLLQTFNEEIDCLAETLRILRQQRRGQ is encoded by the coding sequence ATGTCAACCTCAGCCACCGAGTTACAGCAATTGGTCAAGCAGCCGTCCAACCGAGGGGCCATCGTTCCCCCCAGAGCGCTCCATAAGTCCGCGACGACCCTGTTTACCCTGAATTCGCCCAGTTCGGACCAGCGCGCCAGGCTGGAACAGTTCATCGCCAACAAGTTCAATGTCGCTTACGGCGCCTCGATTGTGGAATTCTTTCCTCTCCTGCTGTCACGTATCGACGACAGCCAACTGTCCTCGGTCGTGGGACTGCGCCCCGGCACGGAGCGCCCGCTTTTCCTGGAGCAATACCTTGATTGCCCATTGGAGGAAGCGATTTCTCGCCAAAGCGGAGTTCAGGTGGAACGGGACCGACTGATGGAAATAGGCAATCTTGCCTCCAGTTACCGGTCTGGCAATCAGCTGATGTTCATTTTACTGACCGCAGTCCTGGCCAGGGCCGGGTACACCTGGGTGGTCTTTACAGCCACGTCGCAGGTGCGCTCGCTGCTTACACGGCTGAATTTCCAACCCGTGACCCTCTGCGAGGCAGATGAATCCAGGCTGGTCAACAAACAACAGGTCTGGGGCAGCTACTACCAGTCCCAGCCCATGGTCCAGGCAGGCAGTGTCAGCCAGGGACTGGCTGTTCTGGAAAGCAATGAATTTTCCAGCAAGCTGCTACAAACCTTCAATGAGGAAATCGACTGCCTGGCTGAAACCCTGCGAATTCTGCGCCAGCAACGTCGAGGCCAGTAA
- a CDS encoding sulfatase-like hydrolase/transferase, which translates to MTSFQLHNWRPLTAVWVFSLLALLWYAWPAVTGPWSAAFLLLACFFQASLFSIPTLACVSLAQRIGDRSLVRKLLLPATYLLGFITVGFLLANFKLFSLYGFFTNFFVINIISTPGGIDAMGVTASTWLSLSLAMLLLAVLYGVALRLIKFEILVPQSVKKRYVILALTVCYVAQSMVYAYADYQSDLEVLGVADRIVWYQPVTAKSFFGALGIAQRESFGANLKAGGGRLNYEFSDELASVGPGGDAMNIVWLTAESWRADMVSPEIMPNTYGFASRNQWFVNHYSGGNGTRMGMFTQFYGIYGNYWFDMLRAKRPPLLMEYLKAKDYDTMAFTSSAFTYPEFDQTVFSDFDRQQLQEYNTGEGWQRDQKNTTDLLHFIETAQKPFFAFMFFESAHANYYFPEEDIIAPDYLEDFNYLTVDVESEIDRIRNRYLNSVHHLDRQLARVYQALEERGLLENTLVVVTGDHGEEFMENGRWGHNSTFSQQQIRVPLILHVPGSAPLQRSKMTSHLDLPATMLKLLGFEGGEKPVSHGQDLLADDYRRAFTVVSDWHGNTLVTDSAKMVFSLKGASKHASLTDIDDNPLPQEAFEGAFGGVLGEYTTDLNRFYN; encoded by the coding sequence ATGACTTCTTTCCAATTGCACAACTGGCGCCCGCTGACGGCGGTCTGGGTTTTTTCTTTGCTCGCTTTGCTCTGGTATGCATGGCCTGCAGTTACAGGGCCCTGGTCAGCGGCCTTCCTGCTACTGGCCTGTTTTTTTCAGGCCAGCCTGTTCAGTATTCCTACACTGGCCTGCGTCTCCCTGGCTCAGCGCATTGGTGATCGAAGTCTGGTGAGAAAGTTACTTTTACCTGCCACTTACTTGCTGGGTTTTATAACAGTTGGATTTCTGCTGGCCAACTTCAAACTCTTCTCGCTCTATGGGTTCTTCACCAATTTCTTTGTCATCAATATCATATCGACTCCGGGTGGCATCGATGCCATGGGAGTTACTGCTTCAACCTGGTTGAGCCTTAGTCTTGCCATGCTGCTCCTCGCCGTGCTGTATGGTGTGGCTCTGCGATTGATCAAGTTTGAGATCCTTGTCCCTCAGTCTGTTAAAAAGCGCTATGTCATACTTGCTCTGACAGTCTGCTATGTGGCCCAGTCCATGGTCTATGCTTATGCGGATTACCAGTCAGACCTGGAAGTCCTTGGTGTGGCGGATCGAATAGTCTGGTACCAGCCGGTGACCGCGAAGTCATTCTTTGGTGCACTGGGAATTGCGCAGCGAGAGAGTTTCGGTGCCAACCTGAAAGCTGGAGGCGGCCGGCTCAACTATGAATTTAGCGATGAACTGGCTTCCGTGGGACCTGGTGGAGACGCCATGAACATTGTCTGGCTGACCGCTGAATCCTGGCGTGCCGATATGGTGAGCCCGGAAATCATGCCGAATACTTATGGGTTTGCCAGTCGAAATCAGTGGTTCGTCAATCACTACAGTGGTGGCAACGGTACCCGCATGGGCATGTTTACCCAGTTCTACGGTATCTATGGCAACTACTGGTTTGACATGCTCAGAGCCAAGCGACCGCCACTATTGATGGAATACCTGAAAGCCAAGGACTATGACACCATGGCTTTCACCAGCTCGGCCTTTACCTATCCGGAATTTGACCAGACTGTTTTCAGTGATTTCGACCGGCAACAGTTGCAGGAATACAACACGGGTGAGGGGTGGCAACGGGACCAGAAAAACACCACCGATCTGCTGCATTTTATCGAGACGGCACAGAAGCCCTTTTTTGCCTTTATGTTCTTCGAGTCTGCCCACGCCAATTACTACTTTCCCGAGGAGGATATTATTGCCCCGGATTACCTCGAGGATTTCAATTACCTGACCGTGGATGTGGAGTCAGAAATTGACAGAATCCGGAACCGTTATCTCAACTCGGTTCATCATCTGGACCGGCAGCTGGCCAGGGTCTACCAGGCACTCGAAGAGCGCGGGTTGCTAGAAAATACCCTTGTTGTGGTTACCGGCGATCATGGCGAGGAATTCATGGAAAATGGCCGGTGGGGGCATAACTCCACCTTCAGTCAGCAGCAGATCCGGGTGCCACTGATTCTGCACGTGCCGGGCAGTGCTCCCTTACAGCGATCGAAGATGACCAGTCACCTGGACCTGCCGGCTACGATGTTGAAGCTCCTGGGTTTCGAGGGGGGCGAGAAACCGGTCAGCCACGGCCAGGATCTGCTGGCGGATGATTATCGAAGGGCATTTACCGTGGTGAGCGACTGGCATGGCAACACCCTGGTGACTGACAGCGCCAAAATGGTCTTCAGCCTGAAAGGTGCCTCCAAGCATGCCAGCCTGACCGATATCGACGATAATCCATTGCCGCAGGAAGCCTTTGAGGGCGCGTTCGGAGGAGTGCTGGGCGAGTACACGACAGACCTCAACCGCTTTTATAACTAG